One window of Actinomycetota bacterium genomic DNA carries:
- a CDS encoding alpha-mannosidase, which translates to MAQKPRRRVAIVPHTHWDREWYQPYQTFRLRLVDLLDEFLPRLDRDPAYARFMLDGQMAVVDDYLEVRPEAEPVLRRLAGSGRLSMGPWYILMDEFLVSGETIVRDLQLGLERAAAFGGAMPVGYLPDMFGHVAQMPQLLRQAGLEHAVVWRGVPAAVDRTGFWWTAPDGSTVRAEYLWVGYGNGAAVPDDAKALVARIRAHVDELGDALPAGAPLLWMNGTDHQVPQPWLGRVVAEVNEIQDDYKLVVTSLAEYLPTAPVEGLPEWTGELRSGARANLLMGVASNRVDVKQAAARAELALERRAEPLSALFLPAEQWPGRLLDLAWREVIRNAAHDSICACSVDEVGAAVLHRFAEATQIATGLARRAVRALGRSMTDPGTVVVNASARTRGGLVELVLPAAAPADDTPSGASPSGYTPLQVLARGVPATETRTMAARAFNPFIGDLVNRAALDRTTVTRVEWGDDDTVVLRVGAGGIGRDTGSRLAELFARAGAMHDEPLRVEVRHEGWRRVLARVDDVPGLGWATWTGEARALDPVRAEQATGTLDNGLVRIEVDPTDGTFSIDGVAGLGRLVDDGDAGDTYNYSPPPVDAVVDSPSAVRIDVEETGPLRARVLVTRTFTWPERVEGGSRQGERVVDVATRLELRAGERLLRVETSFDNPSRDHRLRAWFPLPTPTDRSRAECAFAVVERGLEAEGGAHERPLPTFPSRRFVQAGGLTVVHEGLLEYELVQGGRALAVTLLRATGVISGNGDMAYRPWPAGPPMPAGAAQLIGPVRVRYCLYVGDAEPYALVDDAFLPLEVVQAPGGGDRPGRGAALTVDGAEVSAVVRRAGALEVRVFNPSAEATTVDLGGRSGWLMDLRGRPLQPFDGRFALRPWGIATARITES; encoded by the coding sequence ATGGCTCAGAAGCCCCGCCGACGGGTCGCGATCGTCCCTCACACCCACTGGGACCGCGAGTGGTACCAGCCGTACCAGACGTTCCGCCTGCGCCTCGTCGACCTGCTCGACGAGTTCCTGCCCCGCCTCGATCGCGATCCGGCCTATGCCCGCTTCATGCTCGACGGGCAGATGGCCGTGGTCGACGACTACCTCGAGGTGCGACCCGAGGCCGAGCCCGTGCTCCGGCGCCTGGCCGGGAGCGGACGGCTGTCGATGGGACCGTGGTACATCCTCATGGACGAGTTCCTCGTCTCGGGCGAGACGATCGTGCGCGACCTGCAGCTCGGCCTCGAGCGAGCCGCGGCCTTCGGGGGGGCCATGCCCGTGGGCTACCTGCCCGACATGTTCGGCCACGTCGCCCAGATGCCCCAGCTGCTGCGCCAGGCGGGTCTGGAGCACGCGGTGGTGTGGCGGGGCGTGCCCGCGGCCGTCGACCGCACGGGCTTCTGGTGGACCGCTCCCGACGGCTCCACGGTTCGCGCCGAGTACCTCTGGGTGGGCTACGGCAACGGCGCCGCGGTCCCCGACGACGCCAAGGCCCTCGTCGCCCGGATACGCGCCCACGTCGACGAGCTCGGCGACGCCCTTCCCGCGGGCGCCCCGCTCCTCTGGATGAACGGCACCGACCACCAGGTGCCCCAGCCGTGGCTGGGCCGGGTGGTGGCCGAGGTCAACGAGATCCAGGACGACTACAAGCTCGTCGTGACGTCGCTCGCCGAGTACCTGCCGACGGCCCCGGTCGAGGGCCTGCCCGAGTGGACGGGCGAGCTGCGCTCGGGCGCGCGGGCCAACCTGTTGATGGGTGTGGCGTCCAACCGCGTCGACGTGAAGCAGGCCGCGGCGCGCGCCGAGCTCGCCCTCGAGCGCCGGGCCGAACCGCTCTCGGCGCTGTTCCTGCCGGCCGAGCAGTGGCCGGGGCGACTCCTCGATCTGGCCTGGCGTGAGGTCATCCGCAACGCGGCCCACGACTCCATCTGCGCGTGCTCGGTCGACGAGGTGGGCGCCGCGGTGCTGCACCGGTTCGCCGAGGCCACCCAGATCGCGACGGGCCTGGCCCGCCGGGCCGTCCGCGCCCTCGGTCGGTCGATGACCGATCCCGGCACCGTCGTCGTGAACGCCTCCGCACGCACGCGCGGCGGCCTGGTCGAGCTCGTGCTCCCCGCCGCCGCGCCGGCGGATGACACGCCGTCCGGTGCTTCGCCGTCGGGCTACACGCCGCTGCAGGTGCTCGCCCGAGGCGTGCCCGCGACCGAGACCCGGACGATGGCGGCACGCGCGTTCAACCCCTTCATCGGCGACCTGGTGAACCGGGCCGCACTCGACCGCACCACCGTCACGCGCGTCGAGTGGGGCGACGACGACACGGTGGTGCTGCGCGTGGGTGCCGGGGGGATCGGACGCGACACCGGCTCCCGGCTGGCCGAGCTCTTCGCACGCGCTGGAGCGATGCACGACGAACCGCTTCGGGTCGAGGTGCGGCACGAGGGCTGGCGGCGCGTGCTGGCTCGGGTCGACGACGTGCCCGGCCTCGGGTGGGCGACCTGGACGGGCGAGGCCCGAGCGCTCGACCCGGTGCGCGCCGAGCAGGCCACGGGCACGCTCGACAACGGGCTCGTGCGCATCGAGGTCGACCCGACCGACGGCACCTTCTCCATCGACGGTGTGGCCGGGTTGGGCCGTCTCGTCGACGACGGTGACGCAGGCGACACGTACAACTACTCCCCGCCCCCGGTCGACGCGGTGGTCGACTCGCCGTCGGCGGTGCGCATCGACGTCGAGGAGACCGGTCCCCTCCGGGCCCGTGTGCTCGTGACGCGGACGTTCACCTGGCCCGAGCGGGTGGAGGGCGGCTCGCGACAGGGAGAACGCGTGGTCGACGTCGCCACGCGCCTCGAGCTGCGGGCGGGTGAGCGTCTCCTGCGCGTCGAGACCAGCTTCGACAACCCATCGCGCGACCACCGACTCCGCGCCTGGTTCCCGCTGCCCACGCCGACCGACAGGTCGCGCGCCGAATGCGCGTTCGCCGTCGTCGAGCGGGGCCTCGAGGCCGAGGGCGGTGCGCACGAGCGACCGCTGCCCACGTTTCCCTCGCGCCGCTTCGTGCAGGCCGGTGGGCTCACGGTCGTGCACGAGGGCCTCCTCGAGTACGAGCTCGTGCAGGGTGGTCGCGCCCTCGCCGTCACCCTGCTGCGCGCCACCGGGGTCATCTCCGGCAACGGCGACATGGCCTACCGGCCCTGGCCGGCCGGTCCTCCCATGCCCGCCGGCGCGGCTCAGCTGATCGGGCCGGTACGCGTCCGCTACTGCTTGTACGTGGGCGACGCCGAGCCCTACGCGCTGGTCGACGACGCCTTCCTGCCCCTCGAGGTCGTGCAGGCGCCGGGCGGCGGCGACCGGCCCGGCCGCGGCGCGGCGCTCACCGTCGACGGTGCCGAGGTGTCGGCCGTCGTGCGCCGGGCGGGGGCGCTCGAGGTGCGCGTGTTCAACCCGAGCGCGGAAGCCACCACAGTCGACCTCGGCGGCCGCTCGGGCTGGCTCATGGACCTGCGCGGCCGTCCCCTCCAGCCCTTCGACGGTCGCTTCGCGCTGCGGCCGTGGGGCATCGCGACCGCCCGCATCACCGAATCCTGA
- a CDS encoding response regulator produces the protein MGDNGSQTVLVADDDPDLVALVARRLVRAGYEVITASDGEQALQLVEQFLPELAVLDVMMPKLTGIDVVGRLRAHAATRDVRIILISAGFSDNVASRGPPGADDSIKKPFGVLEIPDRVQAVLAR, from the coding sequence ATGGGCGACAACGGTTCCCAGACGGTTCTGGTCGCCGACGACGACCCCGATCTCGTCGCGCTGGTGGCGCGCCGGCTGGTCAGGGCCGGTTACGAGGTGATCACCGCGTCCGACGGAGAGCAGGCGCTCCAGCTCGTCGAGCAGTTCCTGCCGGAGCTGGCGGTATTGGACGTGATGATGCCCAAGCTCACCGGCATCGACGTGGTCGGGCGGCTCCGGGCCCACGCCGCGACGCGCGACGTTCGCATCATCCTCATCAGCGCCGGCTTCTCGGACAACGTCGCCAGTCGGGGCCCGCCGGGCGCCGACGACTCCATCAAGAAGCCGTTCGGCGTGCTCGAGATACCTGATCGGGTGCAGGCCGTCCTCGCCCGCTGA
- a CDS encoding GYD domain-containing protein has protein sequence MPTFIMLSTLGPDGAATLRDNPDRIRAVTAEVEAMGVKVVAQYALLGDYDFLNIIEAPDEKVMARLAVELGARGTLKTRTMPALSIDDFIAAVGNAKQ, from the coding sequence ATGCCGACGTTCATCATGCTCTCCACGCTGGGGCCCGACGGTGCCGCCACGCTGCGCGACAACCCCGACCGGATCCGGGCGGTCACGGCCGAGGTCGAGGCCATGGGTGTGAAGGTCGTCGCGCAATACGCCCTTTTGGGCGACTACGACTTCCTCAACATCATCGAGGCGCCCGACGAGAAGGTGATGGCCCGGCTCGCGGTCGAGCTGGGAGCGCGCGGCACGCTCAAGACGCGCACGATGCCGGCGCTCTCGATCGACGACTTCATCGCCGCGGTCGGCAACGCGAAGCAGTAG
- a CDS encoding RpiB/LacA/LacB family sugar-phosphate isomerase has protein sequence MRIAFGTDERTAVTDEMVATLERTGHEVVLRLEDEPWPDVGRRVGEAVSGGDAERGVVCCWTGTGVSIAANKVAGVRAALCTDAAEVLDAFLTTDPDEGEAQTIARVG, from the coding sequence ATGCGCATCGCCTTCGGCACCGACGAGCGCACCGCGGTCACCGACGAGATGGTGGCGACGCTCGAACGGACGGGCCACGAGGTCGTGCTGCGGCTCGAGGACGAGCCCTGGCCCGACGTGGGTCGCCGGGTGGGCGAGGCCGTGAGCGGCGGCGACGCAGAGCGCGGGGTGGTGTGCTGCTGGACGGGCACCGGCGTGTCGATCGCGGCCAACAAGGTCGCCGGCGTGCGCGCCGCGCTGTGCACCGACGCGGCCGAGGTGCTCGACGCCTTCCTCACCACCGACCCCGACGAGGGCGAGGCGCAAACGATCGCTCGCGTCGGTTAG
- a CDS encoding alpha-glucosidase/alpha-galactosidase, with protein sequence MGAKITFIGAGSTVFAKNLLVDILGYQELASSTITLFDIDEARLGTSELVARRVADALGVSATVTIEATTDRRKALDGTDYALNMIQVGGYEPCTVTDFEVPKRFGLRQTIGDTLGIGGIMRGLRTIPVLLSMCRDMEELCPDVTFLNYVNPMAMNCWAIARASRIRTVGLCHSVQLTAWQLAQDIGVPYRDITYLAAGINHMAFYLRFERDGEDLYPLLRRVVDEARVPAGNRVRYEMLRRLGYFVTESSEHFAEYVPWFIKRDRPDLVTRFDVPLDEYPRRCEAQIAMWDDLRRQLESDARVDVTRSAEYGARIIHSMETYRPRVVYGNVPNHGLIDNLPEGCIVEVPCLVDRNGCQPTRIGALPPQLAALIQTNVNVQALTVEAALSGRREHVYHAAMLDPHTAAELDLDQVWALVDDLLHAHAGWVPTLS encoded by the coding sequence GTGGGAGCCAAGATCACCTTCATCGGGGCCGGCAGCACCGTGTTCGCCAAGAACCTGCTGGTCGACATCCTCGGCTACCAGGAGCTGGCGTCGTCCACGATCACGCTGTTCGACATCGACGAGGCGCGGCTGGGCACCTCGGAGCTGGTCGCCCGGCGGGTGGCGGACGCCCTGGGCGTGAGCGCGACCGTCACCATCGAGGCCACGACCGACCGGCGCAAGGCGCTCGACGGCACGGACTACGCGCTGAACATGATCCAGGTCGGGGGCTACGAGCCGTGCACGGTGACGGACTTCGAGGTGCCGAAACGCTTCGGCCTGCGGCAGACCATCGGCGACACGTTGGGCATCGGCGGGATCATGCGGGGACTGCGCACCATCCCGGTCCTCCTGTCGATGTGCCGCGACATGGAGGAGCTGTGCCCCGACGTCACCTTCCTCAACTACGTGAACCCCATGGCCATGAACTGCTGGGCCATCGCCCGCGCCAGCCGCATCCGCACGGTGGGGCTGTGCCACAGCGTTCAGCTCACGGCCTGGCAGCTGGCCCAGGACATCGGCGTGCCCTACCGCGACATCACCTACCTCGCCGCAGGCATCAACCACATGGCGTTCTACCTCCGGTTCGAGCGCGACGGCGAGGACCTCTATCCGCTCTTGCGCCGGGTGGTCGACGAGGCGCGGGTGCCGGCCGGCAACCGCGTGCGCTACGAGATGCTGCGGCGGTTGGGCTACTTCGTCACCGAGTCGAGCGAGCACTTCGCCGAGTACGTGCCGTGGTTCATCAAGCGCGACCGGCCCGACCTCGTCACCCGCTTCGACGTGCCGCTCGACGAGTACCCACGTCGGTGCGAGGCGCAGATCGCCATGTGGGACGACCTGCGCCGGCAGCTGGAGAGCGATGCCCGCGTCGACGTCACCCGCAGCGCCGAGTACGGAGCGAGGATCATCCACAGCATGGAGACCTATCGGCCCCGCGTCGTGTACGGCAACGTGCCCAACCACGGGCTCATCGACAACCTGCCCGAGGGTTGCATCGTCGAGGTGCCGTGCCTCGTCGACCGCAACGGTTGCCAACCGACGCGCATCGGCGCGCTGCCACCGCAACTTGCCGCGCTGATCCAGACGAACGTCAACGTGCAGGCGCTCACGGTGGAAGCCGCGCTGTCCGGCCGCCGGGAGCACGTGTACCACGCGGCCATGCTCGACCCCCACACCGCGGCCGAGCTCGATCTCGATCAGGTCTGGGCCCTGGTCGACGACCTCTTGCACGCGCACGCAGGCTGGGTGCCGACGCTGAGCTGA
- the selD gene encoding selenide, water dikinase SelD, whose translation MITAHCERTSITDQARDTARVNIKLTEWTTCGGCAAKWGASPLDGLVKALAGSADHALLVGLAPFDDAAVYRLSADTAMVSTTDFFPPLVDDPSDFGAIAAANACSDVFAMGGRVVLALNISAFPERLPVEVVGAILSAAAAVVAEAGGVVAGGHTIRSEEPIFGLAVQGLVHPDRVWTKAGARAGDTLVLSKPIGTGILLAGGGDDDKTAAIARMRTLNRHAAEALSGLAEAPHAVTDVTGFGLLGHAWEMAERSGATLRVDTGALPLYAGALAAAEAGVRTGGDPRNRTHLDGHVVSSAPAALEALAFDPQTSGGLLAALTPAAARDPRLVEAGFVPVGEVVDGPASVHLA comes from the coding sequence ATGATCACGGCTCATTGTGAGCGCACGAGCATCACCGATCAAGCGCGGGATACTGCTCGCGTGAACATCAAGCTCACCGAATGGACGACGTGTGGCGGGTGCGCCGCGAAGTGGGGCGCATCCCCGCTCGACGGACTCGTCAAGGCGCTCGCGGGGTCGGCCGACCACGCGCTCCTGGTCGGCCTGGCACCGTTCGACGACGCCGCGGTCTACCGCTTGAGCGCCGACACCGCGATGGTGTCGACGACCGACTTCTTCCCCCCGCTGGTCGACGACCCGTCGGACTTCGGCGCCATCGCCGCGGCCAATGCGTGCAGCGACGTCTTCGCCATGGGCGGACGGGTGGTGCTCGCGCTGAACATCTCGGCCTTCCCGGAGCGCCTACCGGTCGAGGTGGTGGGGGCCATCCTCAGCGCCGCCGCCGCAGTGGTCGCGGAGGCCGGAGGCGTGGTGGCGGGGGGCCACACCATCCGCTCGGAGGAGCCGATCTTCGGCCTGGCCGTGCAGGGCCTGGTGCACCCCGACCGGGTCTGGACCAAGGCCGGCGCCCGCGCCGGAGACACCCTCGTGCTGTCCAAGCCCATCGGCACCGGCATCCTGCTCGCGGGGGGTGGCGACGACGACAAGACCGCGGCCATCGCGCGCATGCGCACGCTCAACCGCCACGCGGCCGAGGCGCTCTCCGGTCTCGCCGAGGCCCCGCACGCGGTCACCGACGTCACCGGCTTCGGGCTCCTGGGCCACGCGTGGGAGATGGCAGAGCGCTCCGGAGCCACGCTCCGTGTCGACACCGGGGCGCTGCCCCTGTACGCCGGCGCCCTGGCCGCGGCCGAGGCCGGTGTGCGCACGGGCGGCGACCCGCGCAACCGCACCCACCTCGACGGTCACGTGGTCTCGAGCGCGCCCGCCGCCCTGGAGGCGCTCGCCTTCGACCCCCAGACGTCGGGCGGCCTGCTCGCCGCGCTGACCCCGGCCGCGGCGCGCGATCCCCGGCTGGTCGAGGCCGGGTTCGTTCCTGTCGGCGAGGTGGTCGACGGTCCCGCCTCGGTGCACCTGGCCTGA